The following are encoded in a window of Roseivirga misakiensis genomic DNA:
- the ccoG gene encoding cytochrome c oxidase accessory protein CcoG — MKKEADIKELYHYDEQFRDGIATVDKDGKRVWVYTKKPKGKYHNKRVVVTVVLLSILFAGPFIKIGGEPFLLLNVFERKFSILGAIFWPQDFFLLALMAISFFVFVILFTVVFGRVWCGWACPQTLFMEMVFRKIEYLIDGDANQQRRLTKMPWNAEKIRKRLLKHGIFAFIAVLIGHTAMAYLIGIEQVKEIVTTSPSENLAGFFGLIAFSVVFYAVFAYLREQACIAICPYGRLQGVLLVKDSMAVMYDWIRGEPRGKLKKKESNSDKGDCIDCKLCVHVCPTGIDIRNGTQLECVNCTACIDACDDVMTKIGKPTGLIRPTSATAVEEGRQRIFTPRVAGYTGVLLVLMILLTVFISGRADVEATVLRMPGMMYQKLDDGRIQNIYNIQFLNKTSEPLDLEVTIKDMPNATIEKAGGGLVNLGAKSKLDGIFIIKIPGKDLIDRKMKIVLELKSGNEIVDVLKTNFLGPVEVK; from the coding sequence ATGAAGAAAGAAGCCGACATAAAGGAGCTATATCATTACGACGAACAATTTCGCGATGGTATAGCTACTGTCGATAAAGACGGTAAACGTGTTTGGGTTTACACTAAAAAACCAAAGGGTAAATACCACAATAAAAGGGTTGTAGTGACAGTCGTTTTGCTGTCTATCCTTTTTGCCGGACCGTTCATTAAAATAGGAGGAGAGCCTTTCCTTTTATTAAATGTCTTCGAGCGTAAGTTCTCCATTCTAGGCGCTATTTTCTGGCCACAAGACTTCTTTTTACTGGCCCTCATGGCCATATCTTTCTTTGTTTTTGTGATTCTATTTACCGTCGTTTTTGGGCGAGTCTGGTGTGGCTGGGCGTGCCCACAAACCCTATTTATGGAAATGGTATTCAGGAAAATTGAATACCTCATAGATGGAGATGCCAACCAACAGCGGAGGCTAACAAAAATGCCTTGGAATGCCGAAAAGATCAGAAAGAGGCTTTTAAAGCATGGTATTTTTGCCTTCATCGCAGTATTGATCGGTCATACCGCCATGGCTTACCTTATCGGTATAGAGCAAGTCAAAGAAATTGTTACTACATCACCTAGCGAGAATCTAGCTGGCTTTTTTGGGCTCATAGCTTTTAGTGTGGTTTTCTATGCCGTTTTCGCATACCTGAGAGAACAAGCATGTATCGCTATTTGTCCTTATGGTCGTTTGCAAGGCGTCTTATTGGTCAAGGATTCTATGGCCGTGATGTACGACTGGATTCGTGGGGAACCTAGAGGTAAACTGAAAAAGAAAGAATCGAATTCAGACAAAGGTGATTGTATCGACTGTAAGCTTTGCGTGCATGTATGCCCAACAGGAATTGATATTAGAAATGGAACCCAGCTCGAATGTGTGAACTGCACTGCCTGCATTGACGCTTGCGACGATGTAATGACCAAAATCGGTAAGCCGACTGGGCTAATTCGGCCAACATCTGCTACTGCTGTAGAAGAAGGTAGACAACGAATCTTTACACCAAGAGTGGCTGGATACACCGGGGTTTTGCTGGTTTTAATGATACTTCTGACGGTATTTATTTCTGGTCGTGCAGATGTGGAAGCTACCGTTTTAAGAATGCCTGGTATGATGTATCAGAAACTAGATGACGGAAGAATACAGAACATCTATAACATTCAGTTTTTGAACAAGACATCGGAACCATTGGACTTGGAAGTGACCATAAAGGACATGCCGAATGCCACCATTGAAAAAGCGGGAGGGGGGCTGGTCAATCTGGGAGCTAAATCGAAGTTAGATGGCATATTCATTATAAAAATACCAGGTAAAGATCTGATAGACAGGAAAATGAAGATCGTTTTAGAGCTTAAGTCAGGAAATGAAATAGTTGATGTTTTGAAAACAAATTTTCTAGGGCCTGTGGAGGTGAAGTAG
- a CDS encoding FixH family protein, which produces MNWGNKIVVAFIGFVGVLFTMVYVSVNTDFNLVEEDYYEKELAYEDQIQRIKNHNELAQKPTFKINRSTFQVELAFPDQLVDSIVEGQVMFYRPNTDRYDKEIPLKFNEEGKLLIDVSTYPVGAWKLKINWSDREKEYYKEIAFVI; this is translated from the coding sequence ATGAATTGGGGGAATAAAATAGTAGTTGCATTTATAGGTTTTGTGGGTGTACTGTTTACCATGGTGTATGTCAGTGTCAACACAGACTTTAACCTTGTGGAAGAAGACTATTATGAAAAAGAACTGGCTTACGAGGATCAAATTCAACGGATAAAAAATCATAATGAACTGGCGCAAAAGCCAACATTTAAGATAAACCGATCCACCTTTCAAGTAGAATTAGCCTTCCCCGATCAGTTGGTTGATAGTATAGTCGAAGGCCAGGTGATGTTTTATCGGCCAAACACGGATCGATACGATAAAGAGATACCACTTAAATTTAATGAAGAGGGAAAACTGCTAATCGATGTTTCGACTTACCCCGTGGGTGCTTGGAAATTGAAGATCAACTGGTCCGATCGTGAGAAAGAGTATTATAAAGAAATCGCTTTTGTCATATAA
- a CDS encoding sulfite exporter TauE/SafE family protein — protein sequence MLLATAIAFGFLGSLHCLGMCAPLLWAVPENSTARSAWWRNKLLYNSGRIITYSLLGLLIGIVGEGISLIGWQQHLSWITGVVLIVGLIVSIWGHKLPFFNAATHRVTKFVKQGVAKSFKKHNAKSQLVFGLFNGLLPCGLVYMALIASLSMETIGGSMLYMVLFGLGTVPMMIGAAIMKQSIKSIKGFSFNKVYPKVVLTIALLLIIRGMNLGIPYLSPKSNTVNGITVCKTE from the coding sequence GTGTTACTTGCTACAGCCATAGCGTTTGGATTTTTGGGCAGTTTGCACTGTTTGGGTATGTGTGCCCCTTTACTTTGGGCGGTACCTGAAAACAGCACTGCGAGGTCGGCATGGTGGCGAAACAAACTGCTTTACAACTCAGGCAGAATTATTACCTACAGTTTGTTGGGTCTGTTGATTGGTATAGTCGGTGAAGGTATTTCACTGATCGGTTGGCAGCAACACCTGTCATGGATCACGGGCGTTGTGCTGATTGTAGGCTTAATAGTGAGTATTTGGGGCCATAAACTGCCTTTTTTCAACGCAGCGACTCATCGTGTGACTAAGTTTGTGAAGCAAGGTGTAGCGAAGTCTTTCAAAAAGCATAATGCAAAGTCACAGCTTGTTTTTGGGTTATTCAACGGGCTTTTACCTTGCGGTCTGGTCTACATGGCACTTATAGCCAGTCTTTCCATGGAAACGATCGGTGGTAGTATGCTATATATGGTGCTATTTGGTTTGGGAACCGTGCCGATGATGATCGGCGCTGCCATCATGAAGCAATCCATTAAATCTATTAAAGGCTTCAGCTTCAACAAAGTTTACCCTAAAGTTGTTCTTACCATAGCCCTTCTACTGATTATTCGCGGTATGAATTTGGGTATCCCATATCTCAGCCCAAAGTCCAATACCGTCAATGGTATAACGGTCTGTAAAACAGAATAA
- a CDS encoding universal stress protein, whose translation MKTILVPTDFSEQATNALYLATQIAKKSGAKILIVNVIEGIRNFSFNTMGESNAAMGEEAFLVRKLVEKVNERMAQLVSDSMFDGVEVATEVEMGSPYESISRVIAGHSADLVVMGTVGMSGLEEVLIGSNTEKVVRHAKCPVITLKKKVSLEDIQNIVFATNLDSDQTAVIERLKVMQEMTGAKLHLVKVNTPNHFHTQHQMEDEFENYLAKHKLSNTSTNIYNEITEEDGILRFAEDLGPCMIAIGTHGRTGLLHLLSGSIAEDLVNHADKPVWTMSMKHAK comes from the coding sequence ATGAAAACGATACTTGTACCAACCGACTTTTCAGAGCAGGCGACTAACGCACTCTATTTAGCTACACAGATTGCAAAAAAATCTGGGGCAAAGATTCTGATTGTGAATGTAATTGAAGGCATCAGAAATTTCTCTTTTAATACCATGGGAGAATCAAATGCCGCTATGGGTGAAGAAGCATTCTTGGTTAGAAAGCTTGTTGAAAAAGTGAATGAAAGAATGGCTCAACTCGTGTCGGATAGTATGTTCGACGGGGTTGAAGTTGCCACCGAAGTAGAAATGGGTAGCCCATATGAAAGTATTTCTAGGGTGATCGCGGGTCACAGCGCAGACCTTGTTGTGATGGGTACTGTAGGTATGAGCGGGCTAGAAGAAGTGCTCATTGGGTCTAATACTGAAAAGGTAGTGAGGCACGCCAAATGCCCAGTGATCACTTTAAAGAAAAAGGTGTCTTTGGAGGATATTCAGAATATTGTTTTTGCTACTAACCTAGACAGCGATCAAACTGCGGTCATAGAAAGGCTAAAAGTGATGCAAGAGATGACTGGAGCTAAGTTACACCTGGTCAAAGTGAATACGCCAAATCATTTCCATACTCAGCATCAAATGGAGGATGAATTTGAGAACTACTTGGCGAAACACAAGCTGTCGAATACCAGCACGAATATTTATAATGAAATAACAGAAGAAGATGGCATTCTTCGCTTTGCTGAAGACCTTGGTCCGTGTATGATAGCCATCGGCACCCATGGAAGAACAGGATTGCTTCACCTGTTAAGTGGAAGTATAGCTGAAGATTTAGTAAACCATGCTGATAAACCCGTCTGGACTATGTCTATGAAGCATGCCAAATAG
- a CDS encoding ankyrin repeat domain-containing protein, with protein sequence MYKQLSIFLLLTMGAAIPSFGQSDCARLIEATSSGELKTMEKFFDKGVSPNCVYQVKNGPRTALNAAARENQVEAAKLLLSAGAKVDLKAKGDATPLIAAARNGHTEVAMLLLNNGAKASRNVSGNGNALIAAAKAGDYELAKALIDKGAKVNSNVPRDGTPLLAAVNGGNTDIVKLFLAEGANPNRSSDGDGSPLIMAVKKGNLSMVDYLIAEGADVNKAVDGDASPLIMAAKKGNTGIIDLLIKEGADVNQEVPGDETPLIAAAWNGHLEAVKTLIAAGADVNYFTREKGEIRSPLKMAKKEGHKAVVAYLNQQGAK encoded by the coding sequence ATGTATAAACAGCTTTCAATATTCTTACTATTGACCATGGGCGCGGCCATACCGTCCTTCGGTCAATCGGACTGTGCGCGTTTAATAGAAGCCACCAGTTCAGGTGAATTAAAAACAATGGAAAAATTCTTTGACAAAGGAGTGAGTCCCAATTGTGTCTATCAAGTAAAAAATGGTCCAAGAACCGCGCTGAACGCGGCAGCTAGAGAAAACCAAGTTGAAGCAGCCAAACTTTTACTTTCTGCTGGGGCTAAAGTGGATTTAAAGGCTAAAGGCGATGCTACTCCTTTAATAGCCGCTGCCAGAAACGGTCATACTGAAGTAGCCATGCTACTGCTAAATAATGGTGCCAAAGCCAGCAGAAATGTATCGGGTAATGGAAATGCCTTGATCGCGGCGGCTAAAGCTGGTGATTATGAACTGGCCAAAGCACTTATAGACAAAGGCGCTAAGGTTAACAGTAATGTTCCTAGAGATGGTACTCCCCTTCTTGCCGCCGTAAATGGTGGAAATACCGATATCGTTAAGCTATTTTTAGCTGAAGGTGCAAACCCGAACAGATCTTCGGATGGAGATGGTAGCCCACTTATTATGGCCGTTAAAAAAGGCAATCTAAGCATGGTTGACTATTTGATTGCCGAAGGCGCAGACGTGAATAAGGCCGTTGATGGCGATGCGAGCCCACTCATTATGGCTGCCAAAAAGGGAAATACTGGTATCATAGACCTTTTAATTAAAGAAGGTGCCGATGTAAACCAAGAGGTACCCGGGGATGAAACGCCTTTAATCGCAGCTGCATGGAATGGTCACCTAGAAGCAGTAAAAACTTTAATCGCCGCTGGTGCGGACGTAAATTATTTTACCAGAGAAAAGGGTGAGATAAGAAGCCCTCTGAAAATGGCTAAAAAGGAAGGCCACAAGGCGGTTGTAGCCTATCTAAACCAACAAGGTGCAAAGTAA
- a CDS encoding translation initiation factor, with protein MGRKNSRDRGRSGVVYSTNDDYSYDYDGDQEEETLAPNEQNLKVMLDKKSRGGKQVTLVEGFVGTEDDLKALGKQLKSKCGVGGSAKNGEILLQGDFRDKVMQMLQAEGYRIKRVGG; from the coding sequence ATGGGAAGAAAGAATTCAAGAGACAGAGGCCGAAGTGGAGTAGTTTACTCTACAAATGATGATTACAGTTACGATTATGACGGCGATCAGGAAGAAGAAACACTGGCGCCAAATGAGCAAAATTTAAAAGTGATGCTCGATAAAAAGAGCCGTGGAGGTAAGCAAGTGACCCTTGTTGAAGGGTTTGTAGGTACAGAAGATGATTTGAAAGCATTAGGTAAGCAACTGAAATCCAAATGTGGTGTTGGTGGTTCGGCAAAAAACGGTGAGATATTACTGCAAGGTGATTTTAGAGATAAAGTAATGCAAATGCTTCAGGCAGAAGGTTACCGTATCAAAAGAGTTGGTGGATAA
- a CDS encoding alpha/beta fold hydrolase, with the protein MSITSRFILLICAITFLGCSTPKEIPVEEGELLINGSEVYYKTMGTGEPLLVIHGGPVLDHSYLLPHLAPLAQEYQLIFYDQRASGRSSVAIDTASMNMAGFVEDIELLRKALNLDKISLLAHSWGGLIAMHYAIQYDDILNHLVLSNSIAPNVADWQAENAFVAQKIDPNVQKKLNNIVSSGLLRTEDPRPYINEMMMLSYHAQMYDTANLKDLKLYIPKDYMLRNQVFGLVGPDMADFDLYEQLEKVKTPTLILYGETEGATKLHAQKMTNAFSRGKLSIIDKSGHFPFVESNAAFIKEVRRFLNQ; encoded by the coding sequence ATGAGCATCACTTCCCGATTTATACTGCTTATTTGTGCGATCACTTTTTTGGGTTGTTCTACGCCTAAAGAAATTCCAGTCGAGGAGGGCGAGCTACTAATCAATGGCTCGGAAGTTTATTATAAAACTATGGGAACTGGCGAACCGCTGTTGGTTATCCATGGCGGTCCAGTATTAGATCATTCCTACTTGTTACCACACTTGGCGCCTCTGGCACAGGAATACCAACTAATTTTTTATGATCAAAGGGCAAGTGGTCGATCATCCGTTGCCATAGACACCGCCTCTATGAATATGGCTGGTTTTGTGGAAGATATAGAACTATTGAGAAAGGCACTCAACCTAGACAAGATCAGCCTTTTGGCACATTCATGGGGCGGTTTAATCGCGATGCACTATGCCATTCAATATGATGACATCCTCAATCATCTTGTTTTATCAAATTCAATTGCGCCAAATGTGGCTGATTGGCAAGCAGAAAACGCGTTTGTAGCGCAAAAAATAGACCCCAATGTTCAAAAGAAGTTGAATAACATCGTGAGCAGTGGGCTTTTAAGAACAGAAGACCCCAGACCGTATATCAATGAAATGATGATGCTGTCGTACCACGCCCAAATGTACGATACCGCCAACTTGAAGGATTTAAAGCTTTACATTCCTAAAGATTACATGTTGCGCAATCAGGTTTTTGGTCTGGTAGGGCCTGACATGGCCGATTTCGATTTATACGAACAACTGGAAAAAGTAAAAACACCGACATTAATCCTTTATGGCGAAACAGAAGGAGCTACCAAGTTACATGCCCAGAAAATGACAAATGCCTTTAGCCGAGGCAAACTTTCAATCATCGATAAATCAGGTCACTTTCCATTTGTCGAATCAAATGCAGCTTTTATTAAAGAAGTTCGGAGGTTTTTGAATCAGTAA
- a CDS encoding VPS10 domain-containing protein, which translates to MKSSKYLSLLAFLFIIASTIKAQTDLSMFKAMEPRSIGPAGMSGRVTSIDVVRSDKNIIYVGTASGGLWKSVSGGVSWEPLFDDQEVASIGAVAIDPSNASTIWVGTGEGNPRNSLNGGYGVYRSLDGGETWTHMGLKDTKNIHRLIIHPNDPNTIWVGAIGSPWVEHEERGVFKSTDGGQTWRKVLYDVPGAGISDLVIDPENPNKLIAGMWEHRRYPWFFNSGGPASGIYITHDGGETWDRKTSADGLPKGDMGRIGLAIAPSKPDRVYAYVESKENALYRSDDGGNKWYRISNKGDRGLGGRPFYYADIYVDTENENRVYSIHTQATVSEDGGKSFGGFVNTGYVHVDNHALYIHPDDPNFMVLGNDGGMVITRNRGGSWHFMENLPIGQFYHVSYDMETPYNVMGGMQDNGAWLGPSQLLKQGGIRNGFWERIVGGDGFDVVPDPLDTRYGYSLSQGANIQRYDRKTGEMVGIRPEHPDGEQIRWNWNAGVNIDPFDKKTIYLGGQYLFKSSDHGSNWEIISPDLTTNDPEKQRQMETGGLNYDNSGAEMHTTITVVAPSTLSEGMIWVGTDDGNVQLTRDGGEKWANSAGKFPGLPANSWVQQIRPSTYDAGTAFVVFDEHRRDDWSPYVYKTTNYGRSWKRIVNDGDVFGFAMSIVQDPVEPNLFFLGTESGLYVSMDGAETWAKWTHGFPTVPTMDLQIHPREHDLIIGTFGRALWILDDIRPIREATQIGMKALKEKTIHTFSIPDATNAIVGPYWGYRSTGNGLFRGENKPFNAGISFFVKQGGRVKMEVADQSGKIVRTRSYSAKAGVNRVYWGFESDGIRQPGSRKPTSANANKPSGYDVLPGTYTVTMTLKGESSAQSINVLRDMRTDWDAAAMEEKQGFISEYYALVNKVTEAVDRLTEANATLSEISGLSTDNKELKSKTSEAKKKIAALRGLIFEEPVQGFRNDPSMLSRILGNVRGKMGGSYKPVTQPQRLALKNAENAAKPILDKIKSFFSDDWEAYKNFVNGLNLELVKKIED; encoded by the coding sequence ATGAAGTCTTCTAAGTATCTATCACTATTAGCATTTTTATTTATAATCGCCTCAACAATAAAGGCACAGACGGACTTGTCCATGTTCAAAGCCATGGAACCTCGGTCTATCGGTCCAGCTGGAATGTCAGGACGAGTCACTTCCATTGATGTCGTTCGGTCCGATAAAAATATCATCTATGTGGGTACTGCTTCAGGAGGCTTGTGGAAATCTGTTAGCGGCGGTGTAAGTTGGGAACCTCTTTTCGACGATCAAGAAGTTGCTTCAATCGGTGCTGTTGCTATTGACCCTTCAAATGCAAGTACGATTTGGGTGGGCACTGGAGAAGGAAATCCACGGAACTCCTTAAACGGTGGATACGGTGTTTACCGAAGTTTAGATGGTGGAGAAACCTGGACGCACATGGGGCTAAAGGATACAAAAAATATTCATCGATTGATCATTCACCCTAATGATCCTAATACGATTTGGGTCGGTGCCATTGGCTCTCCATGGGTCGAGCATGAAGAGAGAGGCGTATTCAAATCAACAGATGGAGGCCAAACGTGGAGAAAAGTACTCTATGATGTCCCAGGGGCAGGAATTTCAGATTTGGTGATCGATCCAGAAAATCCCAATAAACTAATCGCCGGAATGTGGGAACATAGAAGATACCCTTGGTTTTTTAACTCAGGAGGTCCTGCTTCTGGTATTTATATTACCCACGATGGAGGCGAAACTTGGGATAGAAAAACTTCTGCAGATGGTTTGCCTAAAGGCGATATGGGTAGGATTGGTTTGGCTATAGCCCCTTCAAAACCAGATAGAGTTTACGCTTATGTAGAGTCAAAAGAAAACGCACTTTATCGCTCGGATGATGGCGGTAATAAGTGGTATAGAATTTCGAATAAAGGAGATAGAGGCCTTGGTGGAAGGCCATTTTACTACGCGGATATTTACGTAGATACCGAAAATGAAAACCGTGTTTATTCTATTCACACCCAAGCCACGGTGAGTGAAGATGGTGGAAAGAGTTTCGGTGGATTCGTGAATACTGGATACGTGCATGTAGATAATCATGCGCTTTATATTCACCCAGACGATCCAAATTTTATGGTGCTAGGGAATGATGGAGGTATGGTTATCACGCGAAATAGAGGTGGCAGCTGGCACTTTATGGAAAACCTTCCGATTGGTCAGTTTTATCATGTGAGTTACGATATGGAAACGCCCTATAATGTAATGGGTGGTATGCAAGATAATGGTGCCTGGTTAGGTCCAAGCCAACTTTTGAAGCAAGGTGGAATCAGAAATGGCTTCTGGGAAAGAATAGTTGGGGGAGATGGATTTGACGTAGTACCCGATCCACTAGACACGCGCTATGGTTACTCTTTAAGTCAAGGCGCGAATATTCAACGATACGATCGTAAGACAGGAGAAATGGTGGGTATTAGACCTGAACATCCTGATGGAGAGCAGATTAGGTGGAATTGGAATGCTGGGGTGAACATTGATCCTTTCGATAAAAAGACAATCTATTTAGGCGGTCAATACCTCTTTAAATCAAGCGATCATGGTAGTAATTGGGAAATCATTTCTCCAGACCTGACCACAAATGATCCTGAAAAACAGCGCCAAATGGAAACAGGAGGGTTAAACTATGACAACTCAGGCGCTGAAATGCATACAACTATTACTGTGGTAGCACCAAGTACGCTTTCCGAAGGTATGATTTGGGTTGGAACAGATGATGGTAATGTTCAATTGACTAGAGATGGAGGTGAAAAATGGGCAAATAGTGCCGGCAAATTCCCTGGCTTACCAGCCAATAGCTGGGTGCAGCAAATCAGGCCTAGTACTTATGATGCGGGTACTGCTTTCGTGGTTTTCGACGAGCACCGAAGAGACGATTGGAGTCCTTATGTTTATAAAACGACGAATTATGGCCGGTCTTGGAAGCGCATTGTGAATGATGGCGATGTATTTGGTTTTGCCATGTCGATCGTTCAAGATCCAGTAGAACCAAACCTCTTTTTCTTAGGGACTGAAAGTGGACTCTATGTAAGTATGGATGGAGCAGAAACTTGGGCCAAGTGGACACATGGATTCCCAACAGTGCCAACAATGGATTTACAAATTCATCCAAGAGAGCACGATTTAATCATTGGAACTTTCGGCAGAGCTCTTTGGATTTTGGACGACATCAGGCCTATTCGTGAGGCTACTCAAATAGGGATGAAAGCACTGAAAGAAAAGACAATTCACACTTTCAGTATCCCTGATGCTACAAACGCTATTGTAGGTCCATATTGGGGTTACAGAAGTACAGGAAATGGATTGTTCAGAGGAGAAAACAAGCCGTTTAATGCTGGAATTAGCTTTTTTGTGAAACAAGGAGGTCGAGTGAAGATGGAAGTCGCTGATCAAAGTGGAAAAATCGTCAGAACACGATCTTATAGTGCCAAAGCTGGAGTAAACCGCGTGTATTGGGGTTTTGAATCTGATGGTATTCGTCAGCCAGGATCAAGAAAACCTACCAGCGCCAATGCCAATAAACCAAGCGGGTATGACGTATTGCCGGGAACGTATACGGTTACTATGACGCTGAAAGGAGAATCGTCGGCTCAATCCATTAATGTTTTGAGAGATATGAGAACAGATTGGGATGCTGCCGCTATGGAGGAGAAGCAAGGCTTTATTTCAGAGTATTACGCACTTGTCAATAAGGTTACAGAGGCCGTTGATCGGCTCACCGAGGCGAATGCCACCCTTAGCGAGATTTCTGGTCTTTCGACAGATAACAAAGAGTTAAAGTCTAAAACGAGTGAGGCCAAAAAGAAAATTGCTGCACTGCGAGGGTTGATTTTCGAGGAGCCAGTTCAAGGTTTTAGAAACGATCCTTCTATGCTTTCCCGAATTTTAGGAAACGTTAGAGGTAAAATGGGCGGGAGCTATAAACCTGTTACCCAGCCACAAAGGCTGGCATTAAAAAATGCTGAAAACGCTGCGAAACCGATCCTAGATAAGATTAAGAGCTTTTTCTCAGATGATTGGGAAGCTTACAAGAACTTTGTGAATGGACTGAACTTGGAGTTGGTTAAAAAAATTGAAGACTAA
- a CDS encoding GNAT family N-acetyltransferase — translation MEIRKATKADHEAIWGIAEKVIATCESLVFAPDTSRERMLAFWCNRKKHVFVATLEEQVVGTFFISDNQPGLGAHVANAGYMTDPAFEGKGIGTAMGKYSLEEARNMGYKSMQFNIVLKSNEHAVKLWQRLGFEIVGEVPEVFAHPTKGLINSYVMWQRL, via the coding sequence ATGGAAATCAGGAAAGCCACAAAAGCCGATCATGAAGCCATCTGGGGCATTGCAGAAAAAGTCATCGCGACATGCGAAAGCCTAGTTTTTGCACCAGATACAAGTAGGGAACGAATGTTGGCTTTTTGGTGCAATCGAAAGAAGCATGTTTTTGTGGCTACTCTTGAAGAACAAGTTGTCGGTACCTTCTTTATATCTGATAATCAACCAGGTTTGGGGGCACATGTTGCCAATGCTGGTTACATGACTGATCCCGCATTTGAAGGCAAGGGGATAGGAACTGCTATGGGGAAATACTCTTTAGAAGAAGCCAGAAACATGGGGTATAAATCCATGCAATTCAATATTGTTCTAAAAAGCAATGAACATGCAGTGAAGCTATGGCAGCGTTTGGGTTTCGAAATTGTCGGTGAAGTACCCGAAGTATTCGCGCACCCGACGAAAGGCTTAATTAATAGCTACGTGATGTGGCAAAGACTATAA
- a CDS encoding dienelactone hydrolase family protein: MKKLTREEINPEVFDLYDDYAHNKIDRRKFVEKLSIYAIGGLTVSTLMSSMMPDYETTRLIAEDDDRLSSDYINYDSPKGGGSMKGLLSKPTGTSGKVPGVVVVHENRGLNPYIEDVGRRTAVDGFISLAPDALTPLGGYPGTDDEGRTMQRKRDRNEMLEDFIAAYEYLKNHPDCNGKIGVVGFCFGGWIANMMAVKVPTLSASVPFYGGQPSAEDTAKINSPLMLQYGGLDKRVNAGWPAYEEALKANNVKYEAFVYEGANHGFHNNTTPRYDEKAADLAWSRTIRFFKENLA; this comes from the coding sequence ATGAAAAAATTGACTAGAGAGGAAATCAACCCAGAAGTGTTTGACCTTTATGATGATTATGCTCACAATAAAATTGATCGAAGAAAATTCGTTGAAAAACTTTCGATCTACGCGATTGGCGGACTAACTGTCTCTACTTTAATGAGTAGTATGATGCCGGATTACGAGACAACCCGACTCATTGCAGAAGATGACGATCGCTTGTCATCTGATTACATCAACTATGATTCTCCTAAAGGTGGAGGAAGTATGAAGGGTTTACTTTCTAAGCCCACGGGCACTTCTGGTAAAGTACCTGGTGTAGTAGTGGTTCATGAAAACAGAGGCCTCAACCCTTATATAGAAGATGTGGGAAGACGAACTGCCGTTGATGGTTTTATTTCCTTGGCGCCAGATGCGCTAACTCCTCTTGGAGGGTACCCTGGAACGGATGACGAAGGAAGAACTATGCAGCGCAAGCGCGATAGAAATGAAATGCTCGAAGACTTTATTGCGGCGTATGAATATTTGAAAAATCACCCGGATTGTAACGGTAAAATTGGCGTAGTCGGATTTTGTTTCGGCGGATGGATTGCTAATATGATGGCCGTGAAAGTACCAACACTTTCTGCTTCGGTACCATTTTATGGAGGACAACCTTCCGCAGAGGATACGGCAAAGATCAATTCCCCATTAATGCTTCAATATGGTGGGTTAGACAAACGTGTTAACGCTGGCTGGCCGGCTTATGAAGAAGCGCTTAAGGCTAATAATGTCAAGTATGAGGCTTTTGTTTACGAAGGTGCTAATCATGGTTTCCATAATAACACCACACCGCGTTACGATGAGAAAGCGGCCGATCTGGCTTGGTCACGTACCATTCGTTTCTTTAAAGAGAATTTGGCCTAA